One Pyrus communis chromosome 4, drPyrComm1.1, whole genome shotgun sequence genomic region harbors:
- the LOC137731267 gene encoding LEAF RUST 10 DISEASE-RESISTANCEUS RECEPTOR-LIKE PROTEIN KINASE-like 2.1 yields the protein MNQNVCILLFMIFVLSSETSLVLAVDFFYQSCSVPITCGRQDIRYPFHIQGKQQPFCGYPGFELSCQGGDDDGEAYPILHLSGNDYIIHNISYQSRSLLVSNVLLSHYLNNSACTNLSLIYNLTLHNDQFKLAPNQDQFILLYNCNSSFVDSFPKYKIGCNNTSVLAVPRDEYPEVGNVLQSQKCGSSEVAAAHGGGYGNGEAAGMEEVLGRGFEIKWLAGDCSRCQISGGLCGFNYTTYHFSCLCRSRTHSVLCEDEDDEGGNLVAKVSIGAGAGAGIIFLIIIGCCLRGKLSSYRFLFFWKKQNQNRQIVEAFLRSNGPLQVRRYSFSEVKKMANSFKEKLGQGGCGAVYKGKLKDGCLVAVKVLTKLEGDGEEFMNEVAAISRTSHVNIVSLLGYCFEGSKRALIYEFMPNGSLEKFIFDASTPNVGHDHLGWEALDQISLGIARGLEYLHRGCNTRILHFDIKPHNILLDENFTPKISDFGLAKICNNKDSIVSMLGARGTAGYIAPEVFFRNFGGVSHKSDVYSYGMMLSDMVGGRRNIDAEAENTSEVYFPHWIYQRLERDKELGLQSVKNEEDKERARKMIIVSLWCIQTEPSNRPAMKEVIDMLEGSVDSLQIPPKPYLSSPPKSPADSSTTLVSIQ from the exons ATGAATCAAAACGTGTGTATCCTCCTCTTCATGATTTTTGTCCTGTCATCTGAAACCTCATTGGTTTTGGCTGTGGACTTTTTCTACCAAAGCTGCAGTGTGCCCATAACTTGTGGCCGCCAAGACATTAGGTATCCATTCCACATCCAAGGCAAGCAACAACCCTTTTGTGGGTATCCTGGTTTCGAGCTCTCCTGCCAAGGCGGAGACGATGACGGAGAAGCCTACCCAATTCTCCATTTGTCTGGTAACGATTACATAATCCACAACATCAGTTACCAAAGCCGTTCTCTTCTTGTCTCAAATGTTCTGCTTTCACACTATCTAAACAACTCTGCTTGTACTAACCTGTCGTTAATCTACAACTTAACCCTCCATAATGATCAGTTTAAGCTGGCTCCAAACCAAGATCAATTCATTCTGCTCTACAACTGCAACTCTTCGTTTGTCGATTCTTTTCCAAAGTACAAGATTGGTTGTAATAACACTTCGGTTCTTGCTGTGCCTCGGGATGAATACCCTGAAGTTGGAAATGTCCTGCAGTCCCAAAAGTGTGGATCGAGTGAGGTGGCGGCAGCGCATGGTGGAGGGTACGGGAATGGTGAGGCGGCGGGAATGGAGGAGGTGTTGGGAAGAGGGTTTGAGATCAAGTGGCTGGCTGGCGACTGCAGCCGCTGCCAGATAAGCGGAGGGCTATGTGGGTTTAATTACACCACCTACCATTTTAGTTGCCTCTGCCGCAGTAGGACTCATTCCGTGCTGTGTGAGGACGAAGATGACGAAGGTGGAAACTTGGTCGCTAAAGTCTCCATAG GTGCAGGTGCAGGTGCTGGTATCATATTTCTAATCATTATCGGTTGCTGCTTAAGGGGAAAGTTATCATCGTAtagatttcttttcttttggaagaAGCAAAACCAAAATCGTCAGATTGTAGAGGCCTTTCTAAGGAGCAACGGGCCGTTACAAGTACGAAGATATAGCTTTTCGGAGGTCAAGAAAATGGCCAACTCCTTCAAAGAAAAATTAGGACAAGGAGGCTGTGGTGCTGTTTACAAAGGAAAGTTAAAGGACGGCTGTCTTGTAGCAGTGAAGGTCTTGACCAAACTAGAAGGAGATGGAGAAGAATTTATGAATGAAGTGGCAGCCATTAGTAGAACTTCCCATGTCAACATTGTCTCCTTGTTGGGCTACTGTTTTGAGGGTTCGAAGAGAGCTCTCATCTATGAATTCATGCCTAACGGATCTCTCGAGAAATTCATATTTGATGCAAGTACTCCCAACGTAGGTCATGATCACTTGGGATGGGAagcattggatcaaatttcactCGGCATTGCTCGAGGGTTGGAGTACTTACATCGTGGTTGCAACACAAGAATTTTGCATTTTGACATCAAGCCTCACAACATTCTTCTCGATGAAAACTTCACCCCAAAAATCTCGGATTTTGGCCTTGCCAAAATATGCAACAACAAGGATAGTATTGTGTCGATGTTGGGAGCAAGAGGTACAGCAGGTTACATTGCTCCAGAAGTATTTTTTAGAAATTTTGGAGGGGTCTCACACAAGTCGGATGTGTACAGCTACGGAATGATGCTTTCGGATATGGTTGGAGGAAGAAGGAACATTGATGCTGAAGCTGAAAATACAAGTGAAGTATATTTTCCGCATTGGATTTACCAGCGTCTTGAACGGGACAAAGAGCTTGGTCTGCAGAGTGTTAAGAACGAGGAAGACAAAGAAAGGGCGAGGAAGATGATCATAGTGAGCTTGTGGTGCATACAAACTGAACCTTCAAACCGACCGGCGATGAAGGAAGTGATAGATATGTTGGAAGGGAGTGTTGATTCGTTGCAGATACCACCCAAGCCTTACTTGTCTTCTCCTCCAAAATCCCCGGCAGATTCTTCTACCACATTGGTATCAATACAGTAG
- the LOC137731088 gene encoding probable protein phosphatase 2C 15, translating into MASGDRRQHHNMVPLAALISRELKSEKMEKPTVRYGHAAQSRKGEDYFLIKTDGQRVPGNSSSAFSAFAIFDGHNGNAAAVYTRENLLKHVLGAIPRGLGREEWLQALPRALVAGFVKTDKDFQSRGETSGTTATFVIVDGWTVTVASVGDSRCILDTQGGAVSTLTVDHRLEENVEERERVAASGGEVGRLSIVGGAEIGPLRCWPGGLCLSRSIGDMDVGEFIVPIPYVKQVKLSNAGGRLIIASDGIWDAISSEMAAQSCRGLPAELAAGQVVKEALRSRGLKDDTTCIVVDIIPPDTTEQPSTPPKKINKLRTLLFRKKSRDSANKLSKKLSAVGIVEELFEEGSAMLAERLGSDECTPQSTTSGLFMCAVCQVDLAPSEGISVHAGSIFSTSSKPWQGPFLCSDCRNKKDAMEGKRPSGVRVA; encoded by the exons ATGGCGTCCGGAGATAGGCGTCAGCATCATAATATGGTGCCTCTGGCTGCATTGATCAGCAGAGAACTGAAGAGTGAGAAGATGGAGAAGCCAACTGTCAGATATGGGCATGCAGCTCAATCCAGGAAGGGGGAGGATTATTTCCTGATCAAGACTGATGGTCAGCGAGTACCCGGGAATTCTTCATCAGCATTCTCCGCATTTGCG ATCTTTGATGGGCACAATGGAAATGCAGCAGCAGTATATACAAGGGAGAATTTGTTAAAGCATGTGTTGGGTGCTATTCCCCGTGGGCTAGGAAGGGAGGAGTGGCTTCAAGCTTTACCTCGAGCCTTGGTTGCTGGCTTTGTGAAGACTGATAAGGATTTCCAGAGCAGAG GTGAAACTTCTGGAACAACAGCTACCTTTGTAATAGTTGATGGATGGACCGTGACAGTTGCATCAGTAGGAGACTCCCGTTGTATCTTAGATACTCAGGGTGGTGCTGTTTCCACCTTAACTGTTGATCatagacttgaagaaaatgtaGAGGA GAGGGAGCGTGTTGCTGCAAGTGGTGGGGAAGTTGGGAGGTTGAGCATTGTTGGTGGTGCAGAG ATTGGACCCCTCCGTTGTTGGCCAGGGGGTTTATGCCTTTCTAGATCAATTGGAGACATGGATGTTGGGGAGTTTATAGTTCCAATACCATATGTGAAACAAGTCAAG CTTTCAAATGCCGGTGGGAGGCTTATTATTGCTTCTGATGGCATCTGGGATGCTATATCTTCTGAAATGGCAGCACAGTCTTGCCGTGGGTTGCCAGCTGAACTTGCTGCCGGACAAGTTGTGAAG GAGGCATTAAGGTCAAGGGGTCTAAAGGATGATACGACCTGCATAGTGGTTGACATAATCCCACCTGATACTACCGAACAGCCTTCAACTCCGCCAAAAAAGATTAACAAGCTTAGGACCCTGTTGTTCAGAAAGAAGTCGCGTGATTCTGCTAATAAACTATCCAAGAAGCTTTCGGCTGTGGGTATTGTGGAAGAGTTATTTGAAGAAGGGTCTGCGATGCTTGCTGAAAG GTTGGGCAGTGATGAGTGCACACCACAATCAACAACATCTGGGCTATTCATGTGTGCTGTATGCCAGGTTGACCTTGCTCCGAGCGAGGGCATATCGGTTCACGCAGGTTCTATCTTCTCAACCAGTTCAAAGCCTTGGCAAGGGCCGTTCCTCTGTTCTGATTGTCGTAACAAGAAGGATGCCATGGAAGGAAAACGCCCTAGCGGAGTCAGAGTAGCATAG